Proteins from a genomic interval of Maniola hyperantus chromosome 1, iAphHyp1.2, whole genome shotgun sequence:
- the LOC117996222 gene encoding uncharacterized protein codes for MVSKPRKSGPRPKRIELDDFERCAIRHKIHEFYSVKKELPTLTKLSHEMQSEIDFKGSRTTLWRIMKDMGFYFKKCRSKRKVLMERYDIVAWRYRYLEELRNNRLGNQRPVVYLDETYMHATYCAGKCWQSEQEEGVLSPDSKGPRWIIVHAGGAMGFIPNAQLIFRSRSQAADYHDDMNKTNFNKWLSEKLIPNLPPQSIVVMDNASYHTVQLNKAPTMSSRKAEMQNWMTRNGLSYLQTMVKAQLFQIIKEHKQPPVYEADIMLEAHGHKVVRLPPYHCDLNPIELIWSVLKRRIAERNVGQEANKIVQITEEAFATITDEEWRKECEHVKKLEEKYNADGPVIDSEMDRFIIEVGDDSDTSDDDDDIMEDEDDDDLSGINSLDEHFLSDHNYNKNY; via the coding sequence ATGGTTTCAAAACCACGCAAAAGCGGTCCCCGGCCTAAAAGAATCGAACTTGATGACTTCGAACGGTGTGCTATAAGGCATAAAATACATGAATTTTATTCCGTAAAAAAGGAATTGCCTACTCTAACAAAGTTATCGCATGAAATGCAAAGCGAGATAGATTTCAAAGGAAGTCGTACCACTTTGTGGAGAATAATGAAAGATATggggttttattttaaaaaatgtagatCCAAAAGGAAAGTCCTAATGGAGAGATACGACATTGTCGCCTGGCGTTATCGATACCTGGAAGAATTGCGAAATAATCGTCTCGGAAACCAGCGCCCAGTTGTATATTTGGACGAGACATATATGCACGCAACATATTGCGCCGGAAAATGTTGGCAAAGCGAACAAGAAGAAGGTGTATTATCACCAGACTCCAAAGGGCCACGTTGGATTATCGTCCACGCGGGTGGTGCTATGGGTTTCATACCCAATGCTCAACTGATTTTCAGATCTAGGTCACAAGCAGCCGATTACCACGATGATATGAATAAAACGAATTTTAATAAGTGGCTTAGTGAAAAGCTAATACCGAATCTGCCTCCCCAATCAATTGTGGTTATGGATAACGCCTCCTACCACACAGTACAGCTTAACAAAGCACCAACAATGTCAAGCAGAAAAGCAGAAATGCAAAACTGGATGACAAGAAATGGTCTTTCTTATTTGCAAACAATGGTAAAAGCCCAGctatttcaaataataaaagagCACAAACAGCCGCCCGTTTATGAAGCCGATATAATGTTGGAAGCGCATGGGCATAAAGTGGTAAGGCTTCCACCTTACCACTGCGATTTAAACCCCATAGAGCTGATATGGAGTGTCTTAAAAAGACGTATTGCTGAAAGAAACGTAGGTCAAGAAGCAAATAAAATCGTTCAAATCACAGAAGAAGCCTTTGCAACGATTACCGATGAAGAATGGAGAAAAGAATGCGAGCACGTGAAAAAATTGGAAGAAAAATATAACGCCGATGGCCCAGTTATTGATAGCGAGATGGACAGGTTCATAATTGAAGTGGGAGACGATAGCGACACTtctgatgacgatgatgatattatggaAGATGAAGATGACGACGATCTCTCAGGTATAAATTCGTTGGATGAGCATTTTTTGTCGgatcataattataataaaaattattaa